In Gossypium arboreum isolate Shixiya-1 chromosome 3, ASM2569848v2, whole genome shotgun sequence, the sequence AGTCATCCCTGTGTTTTAGTATATCTGCTATTTTTAACATAATACCTAAAATTACCTATAACcctccccaacccataaataagaggataatacagTTTAGTGCACTTAAACTTACTTCCTCCTGTATTGATAACAATGCTAATGCCAATCAAGCTTAAAATTCAACACACTAAACATCACTTTttgaaatatattataattttttaaaaaccattaattttattttaacaagTAAATCCATTATTTATCTTAATTAGATGATATTATAGTTTTTAAGCAAAGTATTATTTGAATCCACTTGTCCCAAATTCATtccatttttatgatttttaagcaATGTTTGCTTTATTTTAAAGCATTTATTCTTATTATTAGAGTTTATTTTACTTCTACTAAATGCTcctttaatttcttaaaattttgaaatggcTACTTTATGCTTTAAAAGTCTTtggtaatatatattttttgtttaaatataaaatttattttaaaaacaaaactttttttaCTAAAATTATTATATGTTTAGAACTACTCATAGCCcctccaacccataaataggaaaataataCGCTTCAACAAGACTCGAACCCATGTCCTTCCACATTAGCAACAATACCTATACCAATTAAATTAATACTTGATCGATGAttcaattataattttaaaattagtgATAAAAAAGCTATATTTGTTTTGACAATTATAGAATTTTATCTTATCTTTTATAATAAATTTCGATATATTTTTAACCACGATTAATATTGATTaacttgaatttaaaaaaaaacctataTTAACATGATGGGTTGAAATGATTTTTTCtaaatcatataaaattttaaatcgaaATATTTAAACGAGCTAAGTGTTTtgattaattaatgattttatgaaaattgtaaaataaaattatatatagttgatatttttaaaataattcaaatatttGATTAATTGGCATAgacaaaatattttgaaataagtaaaatatcacatatttttatttatttaattgaataaaatatttatttaattatattaaaattaacgaTAAAAACATTTATAATTTGTCTTACAAATTATAGAATGTTATAATAGAATTATTCATGGGGTAAGTTTGGGTCCAGCCCATCTCGAAATATAAAACTTACGTTTTGCTCAAATTTATCCATATTTATAAACGGTTAACCCAAATTCGATTAGACTGTctcatatatttttaattttttggtatTCATTATGTTGGTTTATTGTTGAATATTCCAAATTCATGTCTGGCCTTACTatagtaatatatattttattaagtttCCTTTTTAAAAGGTTTcttaaatttctaaaataaacaaaaaattaatatatttttaatatttatattataatatagtaTATTCAATTTTTACATAAATTAAATGAGAAAATAGTTTATTATAAACTCAAACAGATTAGATCAGGGTGGCATTGGATTTTACATATTAAAGCCTTAATTCAGtcatattttaaataagtttaacttTTACCCAAACTCATTTTTTCGAACTTAATATTTTTGCCTAAATCCTGAGAAATTTCGGATGGCAAGTTTAATAAATAAGGACTAAAGCTAAAATTTAAgcatagtatagggactaaaacAAAATCTGACCTAATTTTAAGTGGTTGGTTCCTCCAGCCAATCAAGTCCTTCCACGTAAGTAACCTTAGGTTTTTCCCTTTACTAGCTGTACTCTTATTTCTCTTTCTCTCACAGTACCCAATGCATTACGCACACGTCAAAACTTCTCGGGCTCTCTGGATCTGTGGCCAGCCTTTTCTAGGAAGTTTTCCATTTTAGTCctattattttttactttttacatACATGCCCCTAACCCCGTCATCTTTGTGTATAAGCTACCATAATTGCATTTTGGTTTGTTTTCTAAGCTAAACATGGCTTTTAATTTAGTTTGTTTCTGAAATTTCTATATTCTATAAGTAAGATTATCTGAGTAATATgtgttttataatttaaaaatcaaagatGAGTCTAAGTCAAGGTatttagattatttttaaaatataaataaaaaatttgcaaataaaactcattttattaaaataaatctaaaaggtccaatatttaataattacaaatatttaaagtAGTGTTCGAAAAAATGAACGACTATGCTCCTGCTTGCACTCCCTTGTATCGTCTTTGTTGGCACAACAAATCTGACAACCTTATTAGGAAGGATCTAAATGCTCAACATTGTAAAGTCAACGAATTTGCTACTAAGCATATCAGAAAGGTCTATAGGCACTACTCAAGTACGACTCTCATCTCGATCATCTATATTTCCAACCTCTTGTTGCCTTTAGCTACCTTGTTTTCTAGAGCTTATTGGATTATCTGCATGTTCCAACATCGAGCCATATCTCGTTGCACAAGCTTCAACAACCCTAAATCATAAATTTGTCTTTGTAATATATTTAGCCCAGACTTGTTCATGGGATAGGTTACTCCTTAAGTTTAAAGGCCTGTTCAAATTTTGTAGGGTTTCGACAAAAATAATAGGCTCAAAAACGGGTTTGTGCAAAAAACTGCTCATTTAAAAAATAAGTTAGGTTGGGCTTGAACATTTAAGGCCTCGAGCTAGACTCGACTTGTTTTGTAGTTATTTAtacatattatataatttataacaaataaaaactatatttatagtaatatataatactataatgtaaatattaaaatatattaaaaataaataatataaatatatttaaaaacacaaGTAGACTTGAATAGGTTAGGGTTAGTCATTTACAAATATGTATAGATATTGTTGTGTCTGGCCGAGTTTAGACAAACATAAAGTATATTAATTTCATGTTTAAACTTAACTCGACCCATATAAAGTATTGTCTCCAAACCCAATCCATCGTGAACAAATAATTTGTCAaacatattattttttattaaaaaaataaaaccccAATATTATTGAGAACTCATTCAAAGCTTTTGAATTTTCACTCACATATGTTAATTATTCAATTAAGTCTGAACTTTCTTGCtgctattattattttttttttctcctaTGATTTTTGAATGGATATAAAATATACCAACTCAAATTTGATGGCAATATAAATTGGATTAATTTATGAAATAGACCCACATAGcccatatatattaaattaactatATGATGAATGCAATATAAATTAGGTTATATCCTTATGTCATCCAATATAAAGGGAAAAAATATTGCAGCTGAATGGATCATAAATACTAGACATTATCGTTTTTTATAAATTTGGCAAAATAAAATGTTTTTCCTAACCACCAAATTAAAACatttgttatatatattataggGTTAATATCTTATTTGGCatataagtttatttttaatgtttaatttgatacttAAGGTTTTTTTTGTCCTAATTTAGTACCTAtgtttggcttcaatgttcaattttGGCACctgaagttttttttttgttccaattaagtacatatatattttttattagagCACACATGTCGAATATTTATTAGGTTGTATGATGACGTTTGGTCTGGGtatcaaattgaacattgaaGCTAAACTTAAATACTATATTggggaaaaaaaaaacttatgtatcaaattaaatattaaagtcAAACTCATATAACAATTGGTATATTaacttatatttaaatttattattattataattgatattttcttcataattttggGGACCAATTGTCAGAGTATTGGGTTTATTTTGTAAAACTTTATATTATTGAAGAGAAAATAACCTTAACTAAGGGTTAGGTGATATAACAATAGACTCACTTACCTTAATCACTAGTCAAGGGTTTGATCCTTAATTTGAGTATAGAGTGGCTTTAAAATTCGTGCCTAGCTTCAACTCTTTAATAGGCCAATAAAATGCGAAAGATTAGTTGCTTGACTAAAGaaaagtataaaaatttgattttaaaaatatccccaaatgaagaaaaaaataaatggtCAACTAATTGAAAACAACGAGATAAATTTTTACCCCTGAATTAATACCtaaatttttatcaattaaatataaatacTTATTGTATAAACTATTTGGATTCAATATGTTTAAAAAAAGTATCATTAAAATTTAAGAGTGTTAATTTTTAACATGTTAGATTCAAGTGTTTATGAGATAAGTATAGACAATTAAACTGTTTAAAATTTGAACAATGTGTTTTAAATATGCTTCATGATAGTATTTAACACTCAAAACTTATGGCTAAATTGACAAGAAAggcttaattgatataatattgATACTTTAGGGATTGATTTAAGATCACAACCATAGTTTAAGGATGTCTAATACAATTAACCCaatttttatatgtatagatgaaaatcaaaataaactttcattatattttaagaaaaatcatcttaataaacaatattttattttaaggaaAAAAACATTAAGTTAGACTAAACACTATTTCAAAAGATTAAATCAGTACAACTTATGAAGATAATAATGCAATAATAGGAAAATAAAAGGGGCAGAAgcataaataaagaaaaagtggAGCACCATGGAGTTCTAAACTAAACATTAGTTAGAAGAAAAAGACATTGTACATTGATATGGGCACCTGCTGGCTGCTGGTGTGTctttaacatttaaaaataataaaaaattgtagtagttaaataaaataaaataaaataaagaccaGAGAATAGAAATATAGAATATGGGGGTTATATTATCTCATATATGGTGGACATTACAGCAGcagctaaaaaaaaaaacaccagagagagagagagagagagagagagagagagagagcttgCTTTCATGGTGGAAAGTGTGAAAGTGATAACAAAAAAGGGAGGGGGGGTTAAAAGAGAGAGATAGATAGTGATAAAAATGGAGGTTTAAGGGAAAAgggaaggttttttttttttatctcattTAGGTCCACCAACTGGTAGTTTTAAAGATAGAAACTCATTaaccaaagaagaagaagaagaataattTGAAAGAAGCAAAAAAGAGAGTTAAAAAAGGTGTTCATTATTTCAAGTCAAGtgtctatatatatgtatgtatgcatgtatgtattGATAGATAAAAGGGAGGTATTGGGTTCTAATTTATGTGTGAATCTATTACGTAGAGAATATACATATGATTAGTACAAAAAAGAAAGGAGCAAAAAAAAAAGTGATGTAAATTCAttcatttctctttttttttttcctttctctatATACCCTTTTGagcttgaattattattattagtattattattatcattacatTTTATTTGAAGCAACAAGGTACAAACTTGAAAcaatttgttattattattgtgtTTTTCAAGGTATCTGCaaaaaaattgatgaaaaaaGTGAAGTTTTTGAGGAAGATTGTTGTTCTGGGTTAATTGGGATCACCAAGTGTTTGATTTTTGTCTTTGAAGAATTCATGTTCCCCCACAACTCCCACAAATGTTGCTGGTTCCAAGGtacttttttttattccatatgTGTCGCATATATAAAATTTGGGTTTGTCTTGTTTCCTTTGTTTCTTGTTTATTTGATCATGTTTCCCTTTGTTTTCGATGTTTTATGGGACGGTCTCAAGTTCTGTTTGGTTCATGCATAGAGAATTTAGCTTGAAATTGTTTTTAATGGAAGTCATTTTAATTGCTTGTTTCTCTTTTTGCAGTTCATAGGGGTTAACTATGTAATCTGAGCTGAAATTATGGCTACTTATTACACTGGTTCTGATAATCAAAAGGACACCATTCCGATGATCTATATGAGAGAATCCTTGCCTGGTTCGTATGCAGAGTCGCCGGTTTTGCAGGGTAATACGATGATGTATATGAATTCCGGGTCGTACTCGGATGCATTTGCTGGGAATTCTCAACAGCAAAACAGTTGTATTGGGATGCAGGGTGTGGAAGCATCGGATTCGACTTCGCAACAACACGGAATTATGTCGAATCTCGGTGGATCACATGTTGTGGAACATGATTTTGGTGCTTGGAGGGATGCCAGTAGCATCCTTCACAATGGTCAAAACTTGCAGGGTCCTCAAGGATTGTCCTTAAGACTTGGCACTCAAATTCCCTTTGGTATTCAAATGGCTTCTATCCCATTTCGGAATCCCGATTCGGATTTGGCCTCGTTCTTGAGTCATAATCCGTCGCTTACTGGAGGCAGGAATAGCTCTTCAAGAGATGAACAACCGAGGAACGCAGGATATCTGCCACATGGTTTTTCTGGTGCTAACCAAGGCACGAATAAAGGGGACTTATACGCGTGTGGAATGTCGAGTATGTCGAGAGCTATTCCTAATTCTAAATATCTCAAGGCAGCACAACAATTGCTTGATGAAGTTGTTAATGTTCCAAAGGCTTTAAAGCAAGCGGAAGGGGAGAAAAACCCGATGAAGAGTTGCAAAGAGGACGATGAGGGCTCGAAGAATGTGCCTTCGAACCAGCAAGAATCATCGAATAACATTCAAAAGGAGCTTTCACATGCTGAAAGACAAGAACtacaaagcaagttaaccaagTTATTGTCCATGTTGGATGAGGTAAGAATCAGATCACTTGCTCGTAGGTTTTGCCTGTCTCTTGCCGAGTTAAACACGGTTCTTTCGTGTTTGTCTTGCATTTAAACTGCAATGGTGTAAGAATCCGATGCTTAATACTTGTTGCTGCAGGTTGATAGAAGGTATAAACAATATTATCATCAGATGCAGATCGTAGTGTCATCGTTTGATGCGATAGCAGGGTGTGGAGCCGCTAAGCCTTACACTGCAGTTGCACTACAGACTATATCCCGTCATTTTCGATGCTTGAAAGATACAATTAACGGTCAAATTCAGGCAACACGTAAAAGTCTTGGGGAGCAGGATACTTTAGAAGACGGTAAAGGAGTACGGATTACTCGTCTGCGTTACGTGGAGCAACAGCTAAGGCAACAAAAAGCTCTGCAGCAACTTGGTATGATGCCACAACATGCATGGAGGCCTCAAAGAGGGCTGCCGGAAAGCTCCGTTTCAATACTTCGTGCTTGGCTGTTCGAGCATTTTCTTCATCCGTATGGTTTTAAAATAATACCCCGTCCTGCATTGATGATCCCTATGCCCTTTTGTAACTCGATTGTACTTATTTGCTTCTTTTATTGTCCTCCAGCTACCCGAAAGATTCTGAGAAGATCATGCTAGCAAGACAAACAGGCTTGACCCGAAGTCAGGTAATCATAAACTAATCATCTTTACTACCatatgaccaaaaaaaaaaaagaaaaaaaacttgaaGTCAGGGTGTTATTAAGGTTGTAAAGGCCAAAAAACACCGGATATTTTGTCGAAAAGGCTCTAATGTGCCTGCTTCTCTTTAGACCATAACCTTGAATCGTAGCATCATTTCTATATGTTTTGTTAATGTTGCCTTGATGACATGTTTGCACCTGCTCAGGTTTCGAATTGGTTTATAAACGCGAGAGTACGTCTTTGGAAGCCGATGGTTGAGGAGATGTACAAGGAAGAATTTGCAGATTTGGAAATGGACTCTCATTCTTCATCTGAAAATGCAGTCAAAGCAAGGAAAGGCGATACGAGGACCTCTGAGGACATAGGTGGAGATCAGCAACAAAGTGGGAGTTCATCGGCCACGGAGAGATGTAGCACTGGACAGTTGGTGGATTCCAAATCCAACCATGTCCCTGATGTAGATATTGCAGGAACAATAACCGGTACCGTTTTGCAAAATGTCTCGCACAGAGAAGCTGAAACCGAGCATGGGTTACTAAGGCTAAGCAAGGTGCAGAGGCCTAATGTGGATAACGCCAATCTCTTCCTCGATGGAATTACTCATTCTGATGGCGTTGGTGATCGGTTTATGAAAGCCACTACCACTTCATACCATGTGTCGGAATTAGGGAGGTTCGGGAATGCAAGTGGTGTCTCACTCACTTTAGGATTGCAGCATTGTGAGGATGGTAGTATACCTATGTCAGGTGTGGGCCATCAAAACTTTGTTGCAATGACACGAGACAATGACATATACAATCCAGCAGCATCTTCCATAGGACCTGAAACAACAGATAGCGAATACGTAACTCCTGGTAACCGGCAGCACAGGTTCAATTCCTCACATTTGTTACATGATTTTGTAGCGTGAAATGTGCATGATGACTGCAGATTTACATCATTGATCTTCATTATTATGGAAACAAGAAACCGCAGAGCTCAAGCTTGATTCTCGATTCCTCCGAACATTCATCTTGTTTAGCCAAGGTATTAAAAAAGATTAGTCCTCATGAACATGAACAAATATAAACACGGTTGTCATatagaaaaacaaaaattcaatTGGAAGGTCACTATATTTGTAAAGAAACATAATGTATAATTAGTTCCAGTTTGAAATAAATGTAGGAATTGGCTTGTTCTAATCCAGGTAAACTCAACAACGTACTCAACATAGactgtatgtatgtatgtatgtatgtatgtatgcatgtgtgtgtgtgtgtgtgatatATGTATGCATAATATTGTTATGAAAAGTGAATGACAATTCTAATATGGTTATGAAAAGTGAATGACAATTCTTAGGTCCTCTATTTGTGATTGCCTTCACTTGTGATTGAAACTGTGACTGTTGAGGCTTTATTAAAAGATTCAATCCAAAGGATGATcaaattgaaaagatgtaaaataaaGCCAGGTACTAACTTTTTGTGATGGTTGCATCCTCTTGAAAATGACTTTAACaaagtttcaatttagtccctctattattaaatggataaatttagtccctatattattaaaagaattaaataaggTCTAATTGACATAGAGTtaacatttattgtttaaaaaatagttttttatttatttaaattttatggttttgtgaatgaattttgttatgaaattaaattgcaatagaaaataataattaaata encodes:
- the LOC108476241 gene encoding BEL1-like homeodomain protein 7 isoform X1; translated protein: MATYYTGSDNQKDTIPMIYMRESLPGSYAESPVLQGNTMMYMNSGSYSDAFAGNSQQQNSCIGMQGVEASDSTSQQHGIMSNLGGSHVVEHDFGAWRDASSILHNGQNLQGPQGLSLRLGTQIPFGIQMASIPFRNPDSDLASFLSHNPSLTGGRNSSSRDEQPRNAGYLPHGFSGANQGTNKGDLYACGMSSMSRAIPNSKYLKAAQQLLDEVVNVPKALKQAEGEKNPMKSCKEDDEGSKNVPSNQQESSNNIQKELSHAERQELQSKLTKLLSMLDEVDRRYKQYYHQMQIVVSSFDAIAGCGAAKPYTAVALQTISRHFRCLKDTINGQIQATRKSLGEQDTLEDGKGVRITRLRYVEQQLRQQKALQQLGMMPQHAWRPQRGLPESSVSILRAWLFEHFLHPYPKDSEKIMLARQTGLTRSQVSNWFINARVRLWKPMVEEMYKEEFADLEMDSHSSSENAVKARKGDTRTSEDIGGDQQQSGSSSATERCSTGQLVDSKSNHVPDVDIAGTITGTVLQNVSHREAETEHGLLRLSKVQRPNVDNANLFLDGITHSDGVGDRFMKATTTSYHVSELGRFGNASGVSLTLGLQHCEDGSIPMSGVGHQNFVAMTRDNDIYNPAASSIGPETTDSEYVTPGNRQHRFNSSHLLHDFVA
- the LOC108476241 gene encoding BEL1-like homeodomain protein 7 isoform X2 translates to MATYYTGSDNQKDTIPMIYMRESLPGSYAESPVLQGNTMMYMNSGSYSDAFAGNSQQQNSCIGMQGVEASDSTSQQHGIMSNLGGSHVVEHDFGAWRDASSILHNGQNLQGPQGLSLRLGTQIPFGIQMASIPFRNPDSDLASFLSHNPSLTGGRNSSSRDEQPRNAGYLPHGFSGANQGTNKGDLYACGMSSMSRAIPNSKYLKAAQQLLDEVVNVPKALKQAEGEKNPMKSCKEDDEGSKNVPSNQQESSNNIQKELSHAERQELQSKLTKLLSMLDEVDRRYKQYYHQMQIVVSSFDAIAGCGAAKPYTAVALQTISRHFRCLKDTINGQIQATRKSLGEQDTLEDGKGVRITRLRYVEQQLRQQKALQQLGMMPQHAWRPQRGLPESSVSILRAWLFEHFLHPYPKDSEKIMLARQTGLTRSQVSNWFINARVRLWKPMVEEMYKEEFADLEMDSHSSSENAVKARKGDTRTSEDIGGDQQQSGSSSATERCSTGQLVDSKSNHVPDVDIAGTITGTVLQNVSHREAETEHGLLRLSKVQRPNVDNANLFLDGITHSDGVGDRFMKATTTSYHVSELGRFGNASGVSLTLGLQHCEDGSIPMSGVGHQNFVAMTRDNDIYNPAASSIGPETTDSEYVTPDLHH